Part of the Prevotella communis genome is shown below.
TATCGCTGACAGCAAAACGCCGGCTCGCTGAAAGCAACACGCCGTTTCTCTCAAAACGACACAAATAAATCTCAAATCTCAAACCTTAAACCTCAAAATTAAAAACTATGGGAACAATTGAAATTAAGAAGGTGGAACGCAAGGTGACTGTGGGCAAGAAGGGCGAGCAGCGCCAGCAGGTGAAGAAGACCTACGGTAAGATTATCTATCGCGGCACGCTGCGACTCACCGACATGGCCGAGCACATCATGAAGCACGGCAGTATCTATACCGAGGACGTGGTCATCGGTGTGATCACCAAGCTGAAGAGCTGCATGCAGGAGATGCTGGCCGACGGCTACAAGGTGAAGCTCGACGGCATCGGAACCCTCTACCCTGTCCTCACCTCCAAGGGCGTCAGCGACGCGAAGGACTTCAGCGCATCCGAGAATGTCACCCGCTTGGGCATCGCCTTCCTGGCCGACCAGAGCAAGAAGTCTGCCTACAAGGCTTCCGCCATGCGTCAGGGCGCTACGCTGAGCACCCAGCTCTACAGCGAACTGACGGGTGAGGAGACGGAGAACGGAAACACGGAGTCAGGGAATAACGGAGGCACGGAGAACGGCGGCGGCAGTTCTAGCTCCGAATCCGGCAACGGCGGCGGTCCCGTCAATCCTTAAGCCTCGCACAGAGGTGATAATCTCACACAGAAATCACGGAAATCACAGAAATGAGAATCGCCAGCGATTCTTTATCCGCTGAATCCGATTAATCCGTGGTCGAAAGATTTCCGTGATTTCTATTTGCTTTGCAAATACTGGAGGCGCAGCCAATTTCTGTGATTTCTGTGATTTCTGTGTGAACTTAAAATAATCAGCGTGAAATATTAATCAATCAGTGTGAAACCTAACCATTTAAAATGATGAAGAACAAGACATTTTGGAAATTCGCAATCCAGACAGCCATTAGTGTGCTGTCGGCCATCGCAACGGCACTGGGAGTGACCAGCTGCATGGCATGAGATTCATGACCGATGAATCGTGATGAGAAGGGGGAGCACCGCAGCAACGGTACTCCCCTCTCTCTGTTTTTTATTACTGATAGAGCGTGATATTCACGTTTTTCTTGGTGATATTCCTGCTATACTGGAAGGTGGCATCATGACGGGCGGAGATGTGGATATTCTCCAGGTGGATGCCGTCTATGGGCATCTCGGGCAGCCCGTTGAACTCCATAGCATAGCCGGCATGATAGCAGTTCACGTTGCGGATGTCTATATGGCGGAATACGGGCGTCTCGTCGGTCACGGGCATCGCAGCCACACTGGTGCTGCTGGTGCCGCCCTCGGCCAGCACCTCGGCCACCGACTTGCCACCATAGTACATATTGAAGGTCACGGCATAGGTGGCGATATTGGTCATAGAGATGCCGTCGATGAAGATATTCTCCACGATGCCGCCGCGACCGCGGGTGGACTTGAAGCGCAGGCCCACATCGGTGCCCACAAACTGGCAGTTGCGCACGGAGATATTCCTGACGCCACCACTCATCTCTGAGCCCACCACAAAGCCGCCGTGACCGGCAAAGACGGTGCAGCCGTCGACCACCACATTCTGGCAGGGCATACCGCGTCGGCGGCCGTCGGCATCCTTGCCGCTCTTGATGCAGATACCATCGTCGCCGGCATCGAAGCGCGAGTTGACGATGAGGGCGTTCTTGCACGACTCTAAGTCGAGCGCGTCGCCATTCTGCGCATAGGCAGGATTTCGAGCCAATATACGGTCGATGATGATATTCTCGCACATCAGGGGGTGGATGTTCCATGCGGGCGAGTTTTGGAAGATGACGCCCTGCAGCAGCACGTTTCTGCAATCCACCAAACTTACCATCACGGGGCGCAGAAAGCGCTTCACGGCCTGCCAGTCGGCCTCTGTCTGAACGTCGGGCACATTCATGTTGGCGCCCTTTTCGCCCTTGGCATAGCCCTCTGAAGGCACCCAGTAGTCTTTTCTTATGGCCACGCTGCCGGGGACGGCCAGCAGGCGCTTCCAGTGGCTGTCGGTGACCTTGGCCCGCTTCACGGGGCGCCAGTACTGTCCGTTGCCGTCGATGACGCCATCTCCCGTGATGCTGATATTCTCGGCACCGCTGGCACTGAGGGGCGACTGGCAGCGGCGGGTGTCGAGCCCCTCGAACGAGGTGCTGACGAGGGGATAGAGCGACTCGTCGGGGGCGAAGAGCACCACGGCCCCTTTCTCCAGGTGGAAATCAATGTTTGACCGGAGCACGATAGGTCCGGTGAGCCACACGCCGCGGGGCACGATGAGGTGTCCGCCACCCTGCAGGCTCAGTGTCTTGATGGCCTTTGCAAAGGCGTCGGTGCAGAGCTTGGTGCCTGTGGGGTCGGCACCGAAATCGGTCAGCACCACCCGTCGCCCGGGTATCTTGGGAGCCTTGAATTCCGGCAGGGCAAAGGGCAGGTTGGCTGTGTACTGTTTGTAAGGATTCTTGGCCGCGGCACACACAGCCACAGCAACGAGCATAGCAGAAATTAGTTTTCTAAGCATAGTTAGTATTTTGTTTTGAGTATTTTAGTTTGGCGCCAAAGGTACGAAAAAAAAGCGATACAAGCAAAAGAAAAAGCGAGAAACCTAAAGATTCTCGCTTTTTTTTATACGAAACGCGGCAAGGCCTTACGCCTCCTCGGGCTTCATGTTGGTATAGACGGTCTGCACGTCGTCGAAGTCCTCGAGCTTCTCCACCATCTTGTCGATGGTCTCGCGCTGCTCGGCCGTCACGTCCTTCAGGTCGTTAGGAATACGAGTGAACTCGGCACCGGTCACCTCGAAACCGTTCTCCTCCAGATGCTTCTGCACTGCGCTGAAGCTTGAAGGGTCGGCATAGATAGTGATGCTGTTCTCCTCCTCGTCCTCGTCGTACTCGTCCTCCACGCCGTAGTCAATCAGGTCGAGAATCATCTCGTCCATATCCAGTCCGTCCTTCTTCTTGAAGGTGAACACTGCCTTGTGGTCGAAGAGGAACGACAGTGAGCCCTGTGTGCCCAGGTTGCCATTAAACTTGTTGAACACGGAGCGCACGTCGCCCACGGTGCGGGTGGTGTTGTCGGTCAGCGTCTCCACGAAGATAGCGATGCCGTGAGGACCGTATCCCTCGTAGTTCACCTCCTTATAGTCGCTCTGGTCCTTACCCATAGCGTTCTTGATAGCACGCTCAATGTTGTCCTTTGGCATGTTCTCGCGCTTGGCGTTGGCAATGATAGCACGCAGCGCAGGGTTGTTCTCGGGCTCAGGACCACCAGCCTTCACGGCGATGGCAATCTGCTTGCCGATTTTTGTAAATGTCTTGGCCATGTGGCCCCATCTCTTCAGCTTTGTAGCTTTACGATATTCAAATGCTCTTCCCATTGTATTTAATTCTTAATTCTAAATTCTTAATTCTAAATTAACGAAGTTCAGCATTTAGCTGCTTCTTCAGGTTGGCAATCAGCTTCTGCATGATGGCATCAATCTGCTTGTCGTTCATGGTCTTCTCTGTGTCCTGCAGGATGAAGTTCACTGCATACGACTTCTTGCCCTCAGGCAGGTTCTTAC
Proteins encoded:
- a CDS encoding YebC/PmpR family DNA-binding transcriptional regulator — translated: MGRAFEYRKATKLKRWGHMAKTFTKIGKQIAIAVKAGGPEPENNPALRAIIANAKRENMPKDNIERAIKNAMGKDQSDYKEVNYEGYGPHGIAIFVETLTDNTTRTVGDVRSVFNKFNGNLGTQGSLSFLFDHKAVFTFKKKDGLDMDEMILDLIDYGVEDEYDEDEEENSITIYADPSSFSAVQKHLEENGFEVTGAEFTRIPNDLKDVTAEQRETIDKMVEKLEDFDDVQTVYTNMKPEEA
- a CDS encoding smalltalk protein, with the protein product MMKNKTFWKFAIQTAISVLSAIATALGVTSCMA
- a CDS encoding glycoside hydrolase family 28 protein; its protein translation is MLRKLISAMLVAVAVCAAAKNPYKQYTANLPFALPEFKAPKIPGRRVVLTDFGADPTGTKLCTDAFAKAIKTLSLQGGGHLIVPRGVWLTGPIVLRSNIDFHLEKGAVVLFAPDESLYPLVSTSFEGLDTRRCQSPLSASGAENISITGDGVIDGNGQYWRPVKRAKVTDSHWKRLLAVPGSVAIRKDYWVPSEGYAKGEKGANMNVPDVQTEADWQAVKRFLRPVMVSLVDCRNVLLQGVIFQNSPAWNIHPLMCENIIIDRILARNPAYAQNGDALDLESCKNALIVNSRFDAGDDGICIKSGKDADGRRRGMPCQNVVVDGCTVFAGHGGFVVGSEMSGGVRNISVRNCQFVGTDVGLRFKSTRGRGGIVENIFIDGISMTNIATYAVTFNMYYGGKSVAEVLAEGGTSSTSVAAMPVTDETPVFRHIDIRNVNCYHAGYAMEFNGLPEMPIDGIHLENIHISARHDATFQYSRNITKKNVNITLYQ